The following is a genomic window from Lagenorhynchus albirostris chromosome 2, mLagAlb1.1, whole genome shotgun sequence.
AGGAATAAGGTTAATTCTTGCTGTCCAgtgtttaaagtatatatttaattgTGGCCTTAGCTGGAAGTTAGCTAAACCAGAAATTACCTAGTCAACACCATGTTTGTTAATAGTTCAGATTTTGGctggaatgtaaaaaaatactTCAGAATTATAAAAAGCCAAATCAGATCTATTGGGATTATAGATTTGTGATATTTAGATTTACTCTTATAATTATTATGAACTCTAATTTAAGTTGAACATGATTATATTAAAGATAAGTTAACAAATTTTTAGGTAAGGTCATTTCCTTAACTAATTTTGAATAGGAACAATCATTGAGTTACTTCTACTAAATATGAAGTGGTAATTTGGAAATACACTTTTAGAGGGCAGGGAATGTGATTATATTCAGGTGATTCTAAACAAATGTGATTTAGAGCAGATTTGCCATTgtgtattttaatgtttattccaATTTTAGATATGTCTTTGTCTTAGAAAAGTGGTTGATATTCAATGCCTATTGGGTTTAGTAAAAcagcatgcaaatccaacctacCTTAAGgagaaattttaagttttttttttcttacctgttACCACAGGTACCTGTTAACTCTTAATCGAATAATAAACAGCTTATACCTGGGGGATTGTTAGTTTTTAGCTTTTTGCAACCTAAAAAAAACTAGTCTGCCTCCAATTTCTGTTTATAAAGATGTGTGATAAAGTTTCATATTTATGTTTAGCTTTTCCCTTCACATTGATAATGCTCAAAGTATCATTTTACTAATCATTCCCTCTACTTTGAAATAGCAGAGGCTTCTAGACATTGAATGTATCGATATGTACTTTTTCTTGTCCCAAGTAGATAACTTCCTTTGAACCAAGCATATAAAGCTGTTGCTACCCTTAATACAACCTCCTACTTTGTAGGGCAAACTCAAGCTACCTGACTCCTCTAGACTAATATTAAGCCATCAACTTAATacttacagcaaaggaaatctgcttttcagatatttttcactTCATTCTCTTCCAGGTAGAATGTTAAATCATGCTATACCTAATTAACTTTGCCATAATTGCCCTGTGATTCTAGGTTAGTTACTGTTTTTAGTCATTGAGAATGGAAACTCCAAAAATAACGAAAGTAACTTAGGgtactaaaaaaaaatccaattttagaGTGAAACTATCAAGggaaaatgatgatgaaaatatGCTTCTGAGGTTGCTAATTGTGTATCTATATGTTTAATTCTGATTGGAAGGGGAACATTGCTTTCATAACAATAAACTACTTAAACTGCTTTATGTGTCCATCTTGGGAAAAATGACTGGTTTGATTATGGCAGTGTAGGTAGGAATGAAGAGCTGGTGTTGGGAGTAGGGACgtcctttccatttttaatggGCTATATAGAGAGTGGGATTTAACGATTTTTCTcttaataggtttttttttttttatgggccAAGAGAACTGAGGGCAGCCTTTCTCATTTAGGGTAGTTGTTACTCAGGACCCAgaactggctacataatttgcaggatccagtgcaaaatgaaaatacagtgcctcatgttcaaaaattattaggaaTATCAAGACTGCAACAGCAGAGCATTAGACCAAGTATGGGACACTATAAGACCGCACAGATCGAACACTCACAAAGTCTGTCTTGCAGGCGCTTTTTGCAAAGAGGAAAGTATACACTGAAGAACAAAGAATTTAGCTTCTCAACAAATGACTTTCCCAAACCACATCCCTATTTTATACAGGCTAACGTGTTTCTCCTCACCCCCTTAGTTGGGGCTGAGGGAAAGAAAATGCTGTTGGCACAGTCTTTTATATGCTTTTGGCTTATGAACCTTGAAGGATAATGGCAGCAACTAGAATTGAGTTTGTTTATCCATCTCATACTTCTGCACCCCTTGGGACATATGCATCCTCTTCCTACCTCGCCACTGGGACCACCGTCTCCATCACCAGCTTGTTAATAATGGTGGTAGGAATGTTGGGCTTATCTGTTTATGTCATTTTTATCGCTACTGTTTTCCTGAATGAGCTCATAGCTACAATTGCATGCTTACCTTATACAGGCCAACTAGATGGAGAAGAAATTTTCTTCCCTCTAGTAGGGCTATAGCATGCCTCTTATTTTGGATGTGTATAATCTGGCCATTATACTAAGTTTGACTTTACCCTAAATATGCCAACAACCAGTTaggaacaaaacagaagaaataggGCTTTTGACTAAACAGGCAGGGAAGGGTGATTGCAAATAACAGTATTTTGGTGGTGAATGTTAATTTAGTTATGATGTTAGTTCTTTACCATAGAAGCTTCAgatgtttttaagaaataaatctcCATTCTTTGAGGTCATTTGTGtagtgaattaaaaagaaaatgaaattcattgAAGCAGTTATTGTATATAATGGGCAGAAAGGTGGAAGTGGCAAAAGGACTTATGTTAGAGCCCaaagtaaattacttttcttctatGTATAAAACTAATGTCTCAGAAAACAGATTTGAATTTGTATCTGTcgtattatttattgatttgcttTTTGCTGATCCAGTTTAGTTCTTTAGGTAcagttgttgttttgttgttgttgttgtatttcGTAGCATAGCAGTATGATGTTCTTTTTGAGGGCTCATAAGTCTGCTGTATTTCTGTCTCATTCCTATTTGATCAAAACAGATGTTTTACTGAAAGGTATATtctgaaaaaatttttatatgaCCTTACAGCTCAGCTCAATTCATTCTTCTTACAAGTAAAATATTACTACCAGTAGCAATGTAGATCTTTTATAAATCAGAtaacttcaaagtttttttttttaatagtcttcCGGTTAAAATtgatcactttaaacatgtcctgccaccCTAAATAGGAAGATCTGAGTAACTGGGTTTATTCATTTCTAAAGAAGTATTTatactcaagaaaaagaaaattaagaatttctaaaACTAATCTAGTATTTTTTGTAAATTTCAAGTATAGAAACAATGTTAGATTTAAAATACTTTGGAACAGAAAAAcggtatgtgtgtgttttgatttttgaCAGTACCAAGTAAGtgcaaataaaattctgttgtaaAGAAAGGCTTTGTATAAAGTTATCTATTTGACAGATTATTCATGTAAACAACTTCAATAAACCTTAGGCTATTTGTCAGAAATATTGATGAGCTGCATTATACTAAAACTGACTGTGTTAGTGATGTTGTTTTTAGTGTTCTAACAATTCCTGGTACAGTCCAGAATAAAACTGCTTTTCCCTCTAGAGACAATAAAATCTGTTAAATGAGAACATTTGTATAATAGACATGTTTGTACATCATCTTTTTCATTTAGTGGAACATTttggaatattcttttttttatatacagatctttctaaaattttggGCAGTATTGTAGGGGTGATGGTTGGATGTTGATATTAGAAAAAATCATTCCTGTCAAATGTATTCATATTTTACTTcctaaaataaatgacatttcaaggggtaaaaaattttaaagtgatgaTGGAGATATTAAGATACGGAGATACTTATGTGTAATTACCAGAGTCCCCTGGTTTTTAATATCTTAACTTTATGGACAAGTTTCCAAGGATTCCCAGTTCATGTGATTCCCTAAACTTATGTGGAACTCTGGATACTGGAGATTCCCAATCATATTCTGACAGAGTTGTTGTACTTTCCAAAGTCATAATACCTTCAAATACTAATTACTACAAAAACTATGGTATTCTCACTTAAAATTTAGATCTGATCATTCATAAAAACAGCCATAAACTTAAGAGTTTCTAGAGTTCATATAGTAtcaaaagtcagaaaaaaaatttttttccctcgATTAAAGTCAAAAACATTTCTATACCTGAGTAAACatttccagttcctttttttttttttttttttttacctcctgtatgctggcctctcactgctgtggcctctcccgctgcagagcacaggctccggacgcgccggctcagcggccatggctcacgggcccagctgctccacggcatgtgggatcttcccggaccggggcacgaacccatgtcccctgcatcggcaggcggactctcaaccactgcgccaccagtgcaATGGaccctccagttccattttttaaagtatcacaGCATCTAAATGTAACTTAAATGCTTTGTAACTGATAAAACATTCTTTTGCGTGCTTCCCCATCACCCTCTGTCCTTCTCCCTCAATTTGCTTTACACACCTAACATTAGCATTCTGTGAACAAATATTTAACGGattgttaaaatgtattttatttgtatcctacagtaatttatttacattttaaaaggaaatttgaatACAGTGTGGCAATTTTGACAACCAGCAAGCTCATCAAAGTAAGATTCTATCTGTAATCTCATGATATACCAAATGCTTGCTCTGTTCCACGTAACAGGGACAGGGATTGTGTGTAGTTTACCTTATAGATAGGGAAAGAGTAGCTGACATCTAGTAGCACTTAGCCCTTTGAGTTCCTTAAACTCTTTACTTCTAGTGtatgaatttctttaaaattcaccTAAATTCAAATTGCTCACCAAAGCAACTAGGAAAAAGAAAGTGCTGACTACAGAGTATGTGTTACCTCATTCTTCTTactggttatgaagaacctagttTCTGCATAGAAGCTAGACTGGCCAGTGAAGAATTTAAGTGTGACTGCTAGCAACATTCATTTAAACAAATGATACAGAAATGTTCTACAGGAACTATAGTCTATATTACATAGAGGTAGAACAGATTTCTGTTCATATGCTGTCTAAATGTCAAAGGTTAAATTGCtgggtttttctttatttttcactccagaagtatttgttgagttcctactatgtgccaggctcttgaATGAgctaactaatgagaaccttGTAAGATTTTTCTGTTCCAGATTTTGGTTGTTTAACTTTGAAGTAGCCATTCTTTAATACTTAACTTGACTTCCTATATAGTTCTTTACTTATTAGATTCTTCTTCTGAGGATAAACAGAGAAAGACTGTAAGACCtagattttacttttaaagagGCAGGTGACAGGAAGCGAAAAACAGTGGCTTGAATGAGATTTAGGCTTCTCatggtttttaattttctatatgaCATTTCTGTTAGCATTGCCACTTGACTACTGTAAGAAACTATGTTTATTGGTTTTATAATAGTAGCATCTATTCTTTTGGAACCCAGACTTCGAACAGTTCATTTCACGCAATCATTGAATAGCTAGTTCCTATTCTCTCTTACCTAGAATTTTTCCAGGGGATTTCATGTGACAGGTTAACAGAAGGAAAGCCATTTGGACAACTCTTCTGTTACATTTGTTTCCCTCCCCCTTGGATCCCTAGAGATAAATTCTTACCATCTCTTCCTGCTAATTGACCAGCAGCACCCTGGAATACTATCATCCCTTTGTCTAAAGGAATGGCGTAGTtttattcaaagaataaaatgttatgtCCTGTCTATTCCTACCTataaaaaataccttttttctttattaaattagatttttttgtaataaatgaTTGAAGGAAAAGTCAAGTAACAGAAAAATTTCAAGAACAGTTAGCACTAGAATTTTGATCCACTTTAATGTAAAAATcttgttttcccctttttaatcacatttttaaaataaggtataggagaaaatataaaaggaaaaaaacgtaACAAACAGTTAACTTCTGGTCCATTTATGAACTTATGTGAGGTAATCTggatctgtatttgttttctaggaaaataaaacatGTGCTTGTTTATTGAGTTTGAAATtgagtttaaaaatgaaagttgaGCATTGTTTGCCCTTTCAGATGTAGGGCTAGCATATAATTTTAAGagctatttattattataaaattcaaAGTGAATTGgtatataaaattgatttttcattgaactttttcctgttttcaaagcATGTGAGATCTGATTAATGGAGAAGTAATCAAATGCAAACTTAATGATCTCACATAAAAGGTTATAGTTTTCCTGGAAATAAGATTTAACCAGatgttaatgtatatatatgatcaTAAGAGAAAAGATTACATTGCTGCAATAATTGACCAATTTAGTCATTTCAAGTTATTTTAGTTACATTTTCTCAGTTCTAGTTTGATATGGTAAAGCATTATTTGAAAAAGGAGTGCAGGAAGAGTGTATGCTGATAATATTACTGCTATTAGAGCACCAGCTGCAAGTTAGTGCATGCTTTAGGGAATACAAATGAATACAGACTTTTTCTAACTTGATTTAGATGGTCTGACCTTCCTAgaaatatagtatgtatatatacttgGAATATATGAGAAATGTtaagtctttttcttcccttttttagcTTTAGATTGTAAGCAAAAGAAATCAAGGTCAAGATCTGGAAGCAAGAAGAAAATGCTAACATTACCTCATGGTGCTGACGAGGTTTACATTCTCCGATGCAGGTATATGCCTATATTGCCAAATTGGCTCAGTTTCTTCAGATTTTGCTTTGAGACATATTAGCTATTTTATTCGGGATTTTTAGTTTGTGGCAGAAGGTGCATTCTCAAAAATCaagttacaaatgaacttttggAGACAGACTTAAAATCTTATATGCTCATAATATGCTATACTTCAGCAACTAATGAATCAAGGTTTTTACATTAGCTAGGATACTGTGATTTGTAAaagtgtcttttgtttttgttgtgttttatttgtgTGCTTTGTTTggtttaatttgatatttttttagTTGTCTTGAGTTCCTGCTTATTGGGAATATATTTTCTCTCCACTCATACTTCTAAGTGTAGCTATACAAACTCATTCACACCTTCCATACTCATCTTCATGCAGTTTAAGGAATTCTGAATTGGGGAGTGGTCTTTTGAAAAGAATAGTGCATTTTGGAATTAAgagttgttttaaatatattaagatgTGTGGTTGTTAAgaccttttaattaattttaacctAACAGTAATGTTCCCATCTCTACAAATATTAGTGGAGTTATTATGAATTGGCAGTTTTGATATTGTATTAAAGCATTTTGACTTTATAGGTGTTTAGAAACTATTGTCAAGTACTATCTCCAATACAGAGTAAAGTTTGCTCCTGTGTTTATGGATTTTATGGGAATTGGTTTTAAATAAAGGGAATTGGTCATGTTAAGAGAACTGTTATCAACTTCTTCTCTAGGTTTTGTGGCCTAGTCTTTCGTGGACCATTGTCTGTTCAGGAAGACTGGATTAAGCACTTACAACGACACATTGTAAACGCTAATCTTCCACGGACTGGAGCTGGCATGGTGGAAGTCACGTCACTACTCAAAAAGCCTGCCTCCATTACAGAAACTTCATTTTCTCTACTAATGGCAGAAGCAGCTTCATAGAACAAGAAAACCTTTTAAATAGCAAATTTGAATTGGATGTAAATTTgaaattctttgtcttttttttaaagccacattAAATTATCCGTTTATAAATACTAAAGcaggaaaatggggaaaagtGAATGACAGTGACATCAGAGCAAATTGAGTGCTTCAAACAGTAAGTAGTCTCTATATTTTGTATAGGATGGGAGATGTGTTTCTGAGGTTTACTACGTTTTGTCAGTTAACTGTGTTCACTCAATGATAGATCAGTACACGTAAGCAGTCATTAATAAACTGTTGCACATGGATACTTAAAGACAGACTTATTGGAAAATTATGTTTTCTGCAGTGTTACCAGAATCAAGGTTCTGTTTATTCCCCACAAGACTTGCATTGAAAATTAAgatattatattttgtttgtatatatttagTGTTTTGTATAATACCAGGAACCGCTAACTAAATTTACTCAACTTAGGGCATTAAATATCATGTACTTCATAGTTTGAGACTGTTCACTCAAATAGGGCAGAGTACTATTCTATCTAGATGtgtaagtgtttttttaaaatcacatggaACGGTTTTTTTTATACTAAAAAGTGGAGGGAGATTTGTTTAAACAagtatttctaaaagaaatatgTACATAGTCCTGGAAATTATTCATGGTAAGGAAATATTCTTTACTCCAGTTGCATTTCTCAGACAATAAAGTGGTGCATCCATGCTACCTCCTACTTTGTCAACAAAGATGCTATTTACCCTTTACATTTTTGTAtcataatagattttaaaaatctaatgttCTTTATTGCAAGACATCCTTTTGTTaacagatttgtttctttttaatgttttacctAAAATTTGACATGCTTACAGGACAGGTTTGCCTCTTACTTTATTTAACATTGTAGAAATGTAATTAATAAACAATGCTCACTACACAGTTTAGAATAGGCTTTCTCATTTATATTCTCCTCCAAATTTGATCAGTTAGCAAAACTTAATACACCAATTGAAATATTTCTACATATGATGAGAATgtttacaatttaaattttagaacttGTTTTGGATGTGACTATATGTACGAAAATCGTGTAACACTATGCTCATGCTAAGAACCGACATAATGGAATTACTGAAATAAATGTGCTGTGAGGAATGGAAAATATGGTGCAGATGTCTTGGTCATGATAAATTGTGATTCTCCTTTTAAACTCTTCCCAAAagcaaattaattattttaatctgaAATTAAATTCCTTTACAAATAACAGTTTTTGTATGCAAgcaccatttcattttatttcatgtagTATGGCTAATACTATAGTTGAAACAAGGATATGCATTGATACTTTTCTTCGTATGTAAATAAAGTTAAGAGCAGTTAAAATAAGGAGTATTTTGGTAGAGTATATACATACCTCACTGCCAGTGAAATTGCTTTCCTATGGTATATCTCCTTACCAGAAAAATCTCTaaataaaaaaagacttaaagaaaattataatgtcTATAGTGTgaaacatttcttatttttatcactgGTGGAAATGGTCCACTTGAAGTTGTGTTTCATTTGATTTATGTTGTTTATACTTAGCAGGTTACTTTATTCACATACTTTATATGTAAAATTAGGAGATTGAACAAAATGGATCATTCCCAACCAATGGTCTCCTGATCCCTGGGTTACTAGATAAGGGGAAAAGTACTTATAAGTTATTCTCATTTTTCCAAAGGCCTCATAGAAGCTGTTTGCTTCTCTATAATGGTGAGTCTAACTAAAACATCAAATTTCTTAACTTTTGACTGAAAATTTACCAAGTCTGTGTATACCAGTATTCTCTTACTGAATAAGTTTCATTGATAtgaatatattctatatttaaatagaatatatatttttcattggaAGTCATACTACTACATAGCAAGTACAGTTcagaaattaagggaaaaaaaaagattcctggtGGGAAGACTAGCAATCACTAGAGCCCCTTTCAACTCTAAT
Proteins encoded in this region:
- the ZNF644 gene encoding zinc finger protein 644 isoform X2; translation: MLIRQNQALDCKQKKSRSRSGSKKKMLTLPHGADEVYILRCRFCGLVFRGPLSVQEDWIKHLQRHIVNANLPRTGAGMVEVTSLLKKPASITETSFSLLMAEAAS